A stretch of the Rosa rugosa chromosome 5, drRosRugo1.1, whole genome shotgun sequence genome encodes the following:
- the LOC133708847 gene encoding ATP-citrate synthase beta chain protein 2 has translation MSTGQLFSRTTQALFYNYKQLPIQRMLDFDFLCGRETPSVAGIINPGAEGFQKLFFGQEEIAIPVHSSIEASCAAHPTADVFINFASYRSAAASSMTALKQPTIRVVAIIAEGVPESDAKQLIAYARANNKVVIGPATVGGIQAGAFKIGDTAGTIDNIIHCKLYRPGSVGFVSKSGGMSNEMYNTVARVTDGLYEGIAIGGDVFPGSTLSDHVLRFNNIPQVKIIVVLGELGGRDEYSLVEALKQGKVNKPVVAWVSGTCATLFKSEVQFGHAGAKSGGEMESAQAKNQALRDAGAVVPTSYEALETAIKETFEKLVEEGKIAPVKEFKPPQIPEDLNTAIKSGKVRAPTHVISTISDDRGEEPCYAGVPMSSIVEQGYGVGDVISLLWFKRSLPSYCTKFIEICVMLCADHGPCVSGAHNTIVTARAGKDLVSSLVSGLLTIGPRFGGAVDDAARYFKDAYDKNLTPYEFVESMKKKGIRVPGIGHRIKRGDNRDKRVELLQLFARTHFPSVKYMEYAVQVETYTLSKANNLVMNVDGAIGTLFLDLLAGSGMFNKPEIDEIVEIGYLNGLFVLARSIGLIGHTFDQKRLKQPLYRHPWEDVLYTK, from the exons ATGTCCACCGGTCAACTGTTTTCCCGGACCACTCAAGCCTTGTTCTACAACTACAAGCAGCTCCCCATCCAGCGCATGCTTGATTTTGACTTCCTTTGTG GGAGGGAAACACCGTCTGTTGCCGGAATCATTAATCCCGGTGCTGAGGGATTTCAGAAGCTCTTTTTCGGTCAGGAGGAAATCGCCATACCAGTGCACTCCAG CATTGAGGCATCATGTGCCGCACATCCCACTGCCGATGTATTTATCAACTTTGCTTCCTACAGAAG TGCTGCTGCTTCTTCCATGACTGCTCTCAAGCAGCCAACCATCAGAGTTGTGGCAATTATTGCTGAGGGTGTGCCTGAGTCAGACGCTAAGCAATTGATCGCATATGCACGGGCAAACAACAAG GTTGTCATTGGCCCAGCTACTGTTGGAGGAATCCAAGCTGGAGCTTTTAAGATTGGTGACACTGCCGGAACAATTGATAACATTATTCATTGCAAGCTGTACAGGCCTGGATCTGTTGGTTTTGTCTCCAAATCT GGTGGGATGTCCAATGAAATGTACAATACTGTAGCCCGTGTAACAGATGGACTTTATGAAG GTATTGCTATTGGAGGTGATGTGTTCCCAGGTTCTACTCTCTCGGACCATGTTCTGCGATTTAACAATATCCCTCAG GTTAAAATTATTGTTGTACTTGGGGAACTTGGTGGGAGAGATGAGTATTCTCTAGTTGAAGCTTTAAAACAGGGAAAAGTTAACAAACCAGTGGTTGCTTGGGTTAGTGGAACTTGTGCAACGCTTTTCAAATCCGAAGTACAATTTGGACATGCT GGCGCTAAAAGTGGTGGTGAGATGGAGTCTGCACAAGCAAAGAACCAAGCCCTGAGGGACGCTGGAGCTGTTGTTCCCACTTCATATGAAGCTCTAGAAACTGCCATCAAGGAAACCTTTGAGAAATTG GTTGAAGAGGGGAAAATTGCACCAGTGAAGGAATTTAAGCCTCCACAGATTCCTGAAGATCTTAACACCGCAATTAAGAGTGGAAAAGTTAGGGCTCCAACTCATGTTATATCCACAATCTCTGATGATAGAG GTGAGGAACCATGCTATGCTGGTGTACCTATGTCTTCCATTGTTGAGCAGGGTTATGGTGTAGGTGATGTTATCTCTCTTTTGTGGTTCAAACGCAGCCTTCCCAGTTACTGTACCAAATTTATTGAG ATATGCGTCATGTTGTGTGCTGACCATGGTCCTTGCGTCTCTGGTGCTCACAACACAATCGTAACCGCTAGGGCTGGCAAGGACCTTGTTTCCAGCCTTGTCTCAG GTTTGCTCACAATTGGTCCACGATTTGGTGGTGCCGTTGATGATGCTGCTCGATACTTCAAGGATGCATATGACAAG AATCTTACACCATATGAGTTTGTCGAAAGCATGAAAAAGAAGGGCATTCGTGTGCCAGGGATTGGTCACAg GATTAAGAGAGGAGACAACCGAGATAAGAGAGTAGAGCTCCTACAACTGTTCGCACGCACACATTTCCCTTCCGTCAAGTACATGGAATACGCCGTACAAGTTGAGACCTACACGCTCTCAAAGGCAAACAACCTGGTCATGAATGTGGATGGTGCTATTGGAACCTTGTTCTTGGATCTCCTTGCGGGCAGTGGAATGTTCAACAAGCCAGAGATTGATGAGATTGTGGAGATTGGCTATCTGAATGGGCTGTTTGTGTTGGCACGTTCCATTGGTTTGATTGG GCACACATTTGACCAGAAGAGGTTGAAGCAGCCCCTGTACCGCCACCCATGGGAGGATGTTCTTTACACCAAGTGA